Genomic DNA from Peribacillus simplex:
CATTGATGACAATACCATATTGCTTTTTTTGAATAAAAGGATAGATAAAATTTTTCGGAAAAGGTAAATATTCCTTGATAGCGGTTACAATTATATGTTCTATATCCGTTCTTGATGCCACTGCAGCAACACGGGGAAATAAAATATCCATCGCCAAAATTATTTTCGCTCCGGAATCCTTCATTTGATATTCCAATTCACGTTCAGTATAGGTTGGATTCGTTTGAACCACGACTCCGCCGGCCATCAATATCCCAAAAAAGCTTATGACACCCTGAGGGCAGTTAGGAAGCATGACGGCAACGCGTTCACCTTTTTGAAGACCGATACTTTTTAAATAGGCAGCAAATTTTAAAGCAGATTCATGCACTTCCCGGAAAGTTAATTCTTTTCCCTGGAAATGAATCGATACTTTATCGGGGAATTCTTCGGCTGATTCCTTTAAAAAAGAATAAAGAGGTTTATCTTCGTAAGACAAAACAGCGGGTATCTGTTCCGGATAAATAGCTTGCCATGGCTTATTGCTCATTTGCCCCCTCCTTCTGAATATTCTCAATACTCTTTTCATTATAATACAATCGGGATTTTCTTACAATTGCCGGATTTCAAAGTATAAAGACCCTATGATGAGATATATGTCCTATACCGACCCCAGGGAATATTGGATGCAACACTTAAACAGGGGAACAAAAAAAGGTTGTCCATTTCGAATATCCATCCGTCATGGATTTGCATGGCCAGTAAAGCATGCAACGATAATTCTTCAATCTTTTGTATCAATTTGGACTGATCCATACTCCTCCTCTTTTGAAAAGTCTATTTGATATATATGCCACACCAACTCTTTTTAATGGAACTCAAATAAAAGAAGCGGCACAATGGCCGCTTCAGTTGAAGAATGTCATATAAATGATTCCAAACAGAAAAAAGATTCCGCAACAAACAATTAAGACTTTTGCAAGTTTCTCCACAGCTTACTCCCTCTCATGAAGGGCATTAGGAAATCCCTGCGCCGATGACAAAAGATAATGCGATTGATATGATCATCGATAGGAATCCAACTGCCCGATTATCGTTTTGTATCTCTTCATCTATTTTAAATCCAGGAGTCATAAATTCAAAAATGAAATAACCGATCAATAGCAGGACAAATCCGTATACGCCCCAGCCAATCATGGTAAGAAGCGAATTCTGATGGAGAATGGACTGTTGGAATACATAGGCGATCCCAAATATTTTACCACCTGTTGCCAACGCGACAGAAAGGTTTCCTTGTTTGATTTCCTCCCAGTTCTTGTACTTTGTGACAAGTTCAAAAATGGCTAAAAAAACAATCATGCACAGAATGACGACACTGTAACGAGCAGCTATATATACATATTCATTTTCCCACATGTTCACCATGGTCCAACTCCCGAATGGTAACTAGCCACCCGGCTTGGCTGAATGACCGGAGTGACCGCTTTCCTTTATTTAAATTCCACCACCGTAACACCTGTTCCGCCTTCACCGGCTTCGCCGAAGCGTATCCTTTTGACAGAGCGGTGATTTTTCAAGTATTCCTGGACCCCGGCCCGGAGAGCACCCGTTCCTTTACCATGAATGATGGAGACACTCGAATAACCGGCCAAAAGAGCATCATCAATGTACTTTTCCACTCTTGATATTGCATTTTCAAAGCGTTCCCCACGGAGGTCAAGTTCGACGCTAACGTGATAATCGCGGCCTTTGATCGTGGTGAGGGGCTTTGTTTCTTTTACTTTTGTGGCCTTGATGAATTCCAGGTCAGACTCCTTCACCTTCATTTTCATGATGCCGATCTGAACCTGCCATTCATTATTTGAGACCTTCTCGATCAAGTGACCTTTTTGACCGAAGCTTACGACCTTTACTTCATCTCCAGGTTTCAAGCTTTTATCCAGCGGGCTTGCAGCTTTATTTGATGTTTTTTTCACTTTTGGCGCTGCTTCTTCAAGCCGCTTTTTGGCATCGATCAGCTCATGCTCTTTAACATCGGCATGCTTTTCAAGTCGCAGTTTACGTAAGTCGGCAATAATCGCTGCCGCTTCCTTTTGTGCATTTTCAACGATTGCCGCTGCCTCTTTTGCTGCCTTTTCAACCATCGCATCCCGTTCTTCATGGTATTCATCAATTTGCCTTTGAAGGTCTTTATGAAGAATTTCCGCCTGTTCCAGGTGATTCTTGGCTTCCTGTTCTTCTTCTTCGGCCTTTTTGCGGCTGTCTTCAAGGGACGCTATCATATTCTCAACTTTGTTCGTATCCTCACCAATATGGCTGCGGGCGCTGCTTATCACGCTTTCTTCCAAACCAAGGCGTTTGGAAATTTCAAACGCATTACTCCTACCTGGTACACCGATTAAAAGTTTATAGGTGGGACTCAAGGTTTCCACATTAAATTCGACGCTTGCATTAATGACACCTTCCCGATCATATCCATACGCTTTTAATTCCGGATAATGTGTCGTTGCGATCACACGTGCTCCGCGCTTATACACTTCATCCAAAATGGAAATGGCCAAAGCAGCACCTTCCTGTGGGTCAGTTCCCGCTCCAAGCTCATCGAATAAAACCAGGCTGTCATAATCGACATGCTTAAGGATATCGACAATATTGACCATATGTGAAGAGAATGTACTTAAGCTTTGTTCAATCGACTGTTCATCGCCAATATCGGCATAAACGGAGGAAAACACAGCCGTTTCGGATCCATCCAGCGCCGGGATTTGCAGACCGGACTGGGCCATTAACGTACAGAGGCCAATCGTTTTCAGGGTAACCGTCTTACCACCTGTATTCGGACCGGTGATGACGATTGTCGTAAATTCATCACCAAGAAAAATATCATTGGCCACGACAACATCACTCGGAATGAGCGGGTGTTTCGCTTTGAATAATTTCACGCGTCCCTCATCATTCAGAATCGGCTTGGATCCTTTTATCGCTTTTGCATACTTTGCCTTGGCGACAAGGAAATCGATTTGTGCAAGCACTTTGACATTATGAAGCAATTCAGGAGTGTACGCACCGACTTTTTCCGATAGTTCGACCAATATCCGTTCTATTTCCTGCGTTTCCTTCACTCGGGTTTCCTGCAGGACATTATTCAGCTGAACGATTGCTTGCGGTTCAATGAACAACGTCTGCCCTGATGAGGATTGATCATGGATGATCCCGCCATACACACTCCGGTATTCCTGTTTTACCGGGATGACGAATCGGTCATTCCGGATGGTGATGATGGCATCGGATAACATTGTTGATGCATTGGAAGAACGGATCATGCTTTCTAGTTTTTCCCTGACACGGCTTTCGTTCGTCCGAATTTGGTTTCTTAGGGCACGAAGCTTGTCGCTGGCAGAATCCATCACTTCGCCATGTTCGCTTACAGCAAACGTAATTTCCTGCTGCAAATCTATCAATGGATGAAGGGAATCGATATATTCGGCCAAAAGCGGAACATCAATCTCCTGCTCTGCAAGTTCTTCAAAGAAACGGCTGAGGATCCTGCCGGCACGAATCGTACTCGCAAGTTCCATCAATTCCATCGGTGAGAGCATTCCGCCAATCTGTGCCCTTTTTGCATGCGGACGGATATCAAAAATCCCGCCCAATGGCAAGTTACCTTTCAACCGGACGATTTTGGCTGACTCATCCGTTTCTTCCTGCCATCTCGACACCTCTTCAAAATCCGTGGAAGGCATCAATTGCTCTGCCTTCTCTTTTCCTATGGATGAGGATGCGTGTGAAATTAATTGTTCTTTTATTTTATGAAATTCCAATGTCTTTAAAGCTTTATTATGCATGGAGTTAAAGCTCCTCCTTATTTATGGGCAAATAGTTAATCATTTCTCTTTAAAAACGCCAATAATCCATCCGTATCCCTTGCATTAAGAACCGTTGATTCCCTGATCCAGCCTTTTTTGGCTGATGAGACCCCAACAGGCATATGTTCAAGCATGTCGATGCTGTGGGCATCCGTATTGATTACGATCGGAACGCCTGCTTCCTGTGCCTTGCGCAGATGGGGAGGTGCCAAATCCAATCGGTTCGGGTTCGCATTCAATTCCAAGGCAGTATTCGTTTCACGGGCCAGTTCGATCAGCATCTCTATATCAACATCATATCCGTCCCGTCTGCCGATGATCCTTCCCGTTGGATGGGCAATGATATCGACATGCGGATTATTCAGGGCCGTTTTTAAGCGCTCCATTATCGTTTCCCTAGGCTGTGAAAAGCTTGAGTGAATCGATGCGATCACCAAATCCATCTCTGCAAGCAGCTCATCTTCATAATCAAGGGTCCCATCAGGAAGTATATCCATTTCAATCCCTGAAAGAACGGTAAAGTCAGCGTATTTTTCATTTAGTTCATGGATGATACGTTTTTGTTCACGTAAACGTTCCACGGTCAAGCCGTTCGCCACTTTCAGATATTGCGAATGATCGGTGATGGCCATATACCGATACCCTTTTGCACGGCATGCTTCAATCATTTCTTCAATCGTATGGGCCCCATCACTCCATGTGGTATGCATATGCAGGTCACCTTTGATGGCCTCTAAAGATATGAGAGGTTCATTAGCATCATAATGCTCCACTTCCGTTCCGTCTTCACGCAGTTCTGGCGGAATGAAAGGAAGACCAAAATGATTATAAAATTGTTCTTCCGTTTCAAACGTCAATACCTCACCGGTTTCAGCCACTTCCACCCCATATTCGCTGATTTTCTCGCCGCGGTCTTTAGCAAGCTGGCGCATCCGCACATTGTGATCCTTCGAACCTGTAAAATGATGGAGTGTCGTGATGAATTCCTGATCCTTCACGATCCGGAAATCGACAGAAATATCATATTCGTAATCAAGCACGACCGATACTTTAGTATCACCGGCCGCAATAACCTGCTTAATCCCCGCTAATGCAAGCAGTTGATCCTTAACTTCTTCGGGATGATCTGTCGAGATGATGAAGTCGAGGTCCTTGATGGTTTCCCTCATACGCCGGATGCTGCCGGCCCTGGAAGAACGGATGATGTATTCCATGTTAGCAAGTGCCGTTTCTATATCAGCCGCAATCGGCCTCATGAAGGCAAGGGGCAGCCGATCGGGCCTTGAACCCGCCTCGGCAATTGCAGACAGGATCTTCTCTTCCGTCTTTTTGCCGAAACCGGCAAGCGCCGCGACCCTGCCTTCTTCACAGGCGATTTTAAGATCATTCACATCATTGACATGCAGCTCTTTATGAAGCTTGGCAATTTTCTTCCCGCCCAGGCCTTGAAGCTGCAGAAGCGGAATCAATCCTTTTGGCACCTGCTCCTGCAGCTCTTCAAGTACGGTCGATTTCCCCTCATTTATATACTCTTCGATGACGGATGCCGTTCCTTTCCCAATTCCATTTAAAGCGGTAAAGTCCTCGATGGCCGAAAGGCTCCGTTCATCCGTTTCCAAGGCACCCGCTGCCTTTCGGAAAGCTGAAACCTTGAACGGGTTCTCTCCTTTTAGTTCCATATATATTGCAATCTTTTCTAATAGTTTAATGATATCTTTTTTATTAATTGTCATTTAATTCACCGCCAAAAAAATTAGTAGGGTGTCCATTGTTCACTTTCTTAAAGATACCTTTCTTGGAGGTAAAGTACAAGCAGTCAGGTTCTTAACTTTCGAATCAAATAGGGGGGAGTTACATCCTGCCACATAAAAAGGGGCCTCCCCCGTTCAAAGTATAGGAATCCAGGACTTTGAGAAAGGGAGGCAGGCCCTCTTATACTGACATTAAGATTGTTTTACACCATGAAACCACAGTTCCTTCACTTGCTCGGAAAGGAACGGTGTATGCTTCACGATCGATTCTGCCATAAATGAGCCAGTTAATGGTTTCTGGATGGAATCCATTGGCAGCATGGCAGCTATATATAATATAATAAACATGATAAGATAGACTTCTAGAAAACCCAATATCCCTCCACCCCAGCGATTCAGCTGCTTTAATATCGGTAGATGGGTAATGAAATTGAGCATGGATCCTATCATTTGCCAAAGGATCTTGGCAGCAAAGAAAATGATTGCAAAGGCAATTGCATTGTAATACGCGGTATCAAGCCCGACTGTATCGAAAAACATATTAAGGGTCGAGGAATCACCCATCGTTGGGAACGGAATCCACAATTTCAAATTGGGAGCAAGATCTCCGTAAAATACATAAGCGACGATGAAGGCTACAATGAACCCTGTCATATGAACCGCTTGTAAAATGAAGCCACGCTTTAAACCGATTAATAAACCGATTAAAAGAATGGCCAGAATTGCTAAATCAAGCATGTACTCAGTCCTTCTCTCTCTTTAATTCCAGTTGAAGCTGGTCTAGTTCATCTTTTAATTTAATATATTCGTGGATGGTATTCACGGCCGTTAACACCGCT
This window encodes:
- a CDS encoding endonuclease MutS2, with translation MHNKALKTLEFHKIKEQLISHASSSIGKEKAEQLMPSTDFEEVSRWQEETDESAKIVRLKGNLPLGGIFDIRPHAKRAQIGGMLSPMELMELASTIRAGRILSRFFEELAEQEIDVPLLAEYIDSLHPLIDLQQEITFAVSEHGEVMDSASDKLRALRNQIRTNESRVREKLESMIRSSNASTMLSDAIITIRNDRFVIPVKQEYRSVYGGIIHDQSSSGQTLFIEPQAIVQLNNVLQETRVKETQEIERILVELSEKVGAYTPELLHNVKVLAQIDFLVAKAKYAKAIKGSKPILNDEGRVKLFKAKHPLIPSDVVVANDIFLGDEFTTIVITGPNTGGKTVTLKTIGLCTLMAQSGLQIPALDGSETAVFSSVYADIGDEQSIEQSLSTFSSHMVNIVDILKHVDYDSLVLFDELGAGTDPQEGAALAISILDEVYKRGARVIATTHYPELKAYGYDREGVINASVEFNVETLSPTYKLLIGVPGRSNAFEISKRLGLEESVISSARSHIGEDTNKVENMIASLEDSRKKAEEEEQEAKNHLEQAEILHKDLQRQIDEYHEERDAMVEKAAKEAAAIVENAQKEAAAIIADLRKLRLEKHADVKEHELIDAKKRLEEAAPKVKKTSNKAASPLDKSLKPGDEVKVVSFGQKGHLIEKVSNNEWQVQIGIMKMKVKESDLEFIKATKVKETKPLTTIKGRDYHVSVELDLRGERFENAISRVEKYIDDALLAGYSSVSIIHGKGTGALRAGVQEYLKNHRSVKRIRFGEAGEGGTGVTVVEFK
- a CDS encoding CvpA family protein, translating into MLDLAILAILLIGLLIGLKRGFILQAVHMTGFIVAFIVAYVFYGDLAPNLKLWIPFPTMGDSSTLNMFFDTVGLDTAYYNAIAFAIIFFAAKILWQMIGSMLNFITHLPILKQLNRWGGGILGFLEVYLIMFIILYIAAMLPMDSIQKPLTGSFMAESIVKHTPFLSEQVKELWFHGVKQS
- the polX gene encoding DNA polymerase/3'-5' exonuclease PolX, coding for MTINKKDIIKLLEKIAIYMELKGENPFKVSAFRKAAGALETDERSLSAIEDFTALNGIGKGTASVIEEYINEGKSTVLEELQEQVPKGLIPLLQLQGLGGKKIAKLHKELHVNDVNDLKIACEEGRVAALAGFGKKTEEKILSAIAEAGSRPDRLPLAFMRPIAADIETALANMEYIIRSSRAGSIRRMRETIKDLDFIISTDHPEEVKDQLLALAGIKQVIAAGDTKVSVVLDYEYDISVDFRIVKDQEFITTLHHFTGSKDHNVRMRQLAKDRGEKISEYGVEVAETGEVLTFETEEQFYNHFGLPFIPPELREDGTEVEHYDANEPLISLEAIKGDLHMHTTWSDGAHTIEEMIEACRAKGYRYMAITDHSQYLKVANGLTVERLREQKRIIHELNEKYADFTVLSGIEMDILPDGTLDYEDELLAEMDLVIASIHSSFSQPRETIMERLKTALNNPHVDIIAHPTGRIIGRRDGYDVDIEMLIELARETNTALELNANPNRLDLAPPHLRKAQEAGVPIVINTDAHSIDMLEHMPVGVSSAKKGWIRESTVLNARDTDGLLAFLKRND
- a CDS encoding DUF350 domain-containing protein; translation: MVNMWENEYVYIAARYSVVILCMIVFLAIFELVTKYKNWEEIKQGNLSVALATGGKIFGIAYVFQQSILHQNSLLTMIGWGVYGFVLLLIGYFIFEFMTPGFKIDEEIQNDNRAVGFLSMIISIALSFVIGAGIS